The Chryseobacterium sp. LJ668 genome segment AGACCAAATTTTCGGAAAGCTCAAAAAAAGTGGCATCGGAAATCACAGGACCAACAAATCCGGAGTCGGCGATGAGCGTGATGGTGAAAACCGAAACTTCCAATACGGAGACGACTTATCAACGGTCAACATGACCGAAAGTCTGAAAAACGCGCAAATCAATAATGGAATTGCAGACCTTCGAATGACCGAAGACGATCTCATCGTTGAAGAAACCAAGCATAAAGCGCAGATGAGCACGGTTTTGATGATCGACATTAGTCACTCGATGATTTTGTACGGTGAAGACAGAATTACGCCAGCCAAAAAAGTTGCAATGGCTTTGGTAGAACTTATCAAGCGAAAATACCCGAAAGATTCCATTGACATTATTGTCTTCGGAAACGAAGCTTGGCCGATAAAAATCAAAGACCTTCCCTATTTACAGGTTGGTCCGTATCACACCAATACAGTTGCAGGATTGGAACTTGCGATGGATATCCTCCGCAGAAAAAGAAATACCAACAAACAGATTTTCATGATTACTGACGGAAAGCCAAGCTGCCTGAAATTGCCCAACGGTGAATATTATATGAACAGTGTTGGACTCGACCAAAGAATTGTAACTGAATGTCTAAACAAAGCAGCACAGGCTAGAAAACTCAAAATCCCAATCACCACATTTATGATTGCACAGGATCCTTATCTCCGTCAGTTTGTCAACGCTTTTACAGCACAAAATAAAGGAAAAGCATTTCTAACAGGACTTTCAGGTTTGGGACAGATGATTTTTGAGGATTACGAAAAAA includes the following:
- a CDS encoding vWA domain-containing protein, which codes for MTDKQFNFQQGFTFSKHIPEETSHFDRVFDVFKDLLTHTSGDIEEAFEWLDMLDKEYDIFTDEYTLADFEEDLRKRGYIKKEDDSEDGNTGNGKGRNILTAKLEAALREYALDQIFGKLKKSGIGNHRTNKSGVGDERDGENRNFQYGDDLSTVNMTESLKNAQINNGIADLRMTEDDLIVEETKHKAQMSTVLMIDISHSMILYGEDRITPAKKVAMALVELIKRKYPKDSIDIIVFGNEAWPIKIKDLPYLQVGPYHTNTVAGLELAMDILRRKRNTNKQIFMITDGKPSCLKLPNGEYYMNSVGLDQRIVTECLNKAAQARKLKIPITTFMIAQDPYLRQFVNAFTAQNKGKAFLTGLSGLGQMIFEDYEKNRIKRI